The Ornithinimicrobium faecis genome includes a window with the following:
- a CDS encoding ROK family glucokinase, with amino-acid sequence MTGDAVTVNVGIDVGGTGIKGAAVAQDGTLRHRSERQTPAQDVDAIAQTIADLVRELTDKCRADGDEVGAVGVACAGFVDAAGGTVLFAPNLAWRDAPLKARLDEIVGRPIFLENDANAAAWGEFRFGGASEADDMLLVTIGTGVGGGIVSDGELLRGSEGIAAEIGHLRVMPEGNRCGCGNRGCLEAYASGTALVREGRELVGGGSPHAGTLSDLCDGDPEQLTGHMITQAATDGDAAATELFADVGRWLGEGVASLVAVLDPELIVIGGGVSEAGDLLLEPTRAAFGRQLTGRGHRRQAEIVLAQLGNDAGMIGAADLAARRAGVTTAPDAQPTTDRPAADAPAGD; translated from the coding sequence GTGACAGGTGATGCGGTGACGGTCAACGTCGGGATCGACGTCGGGGGGACGGGGATCAAGGGAGCCGCAGTGGCGCAGGACGGCACCCTGCGTCACCGCAGCGAGCGGCAGACCCCGGCGCAGGACGTCGACGCCATCGCCCAGACCATCGCGGACCTCGTGCGTGAGCTCACCGACAAGTGCCGCGCTGATGGCGATGAGGTGGGTGCCGTGGGGGTGGCCTGCGCAGGCTTCGTGGATGCCGCCGGTGGGACGGTGCTGTTCGCCCCCAACCTGGCCTGGCGTGACGCCCCGCTCAAGGCGCGGCTGGACGAGATCGTCGGCCGACCGATCTTCCTGGAGAACGATGCCAACGCCGCAGCCTGGGGGGAGTTCCGCTTCGGCGGGGCCAGCGAGGCGGACGACATGCTGCTGGTCACCATCGGGACCGGCGTGGGTGGAGGCATCGTCAGCGACGGCGAGCTGTTGCGCGGCTCCGAGGGCATCGCCGCCGAGATCGGACACCTGCGGGTCATGCCCGAGGGCAACCGGTGCGGGTGCGGCAACAGGGGGTGCCTCGAGGCCTATGCGTCGGGCACGGCCCTGGTGCGCGAGGGCCGCGAACTGGTCGGCGGCGGCAGCCCGCACGCCGGGACCCTGAGCGACCTGTGCGACGGCGACCCGGAGCAGTTGACCGGGCACATGATCACGCAGGCAGCCACCGACGGAGACGCCGCCGCGACCGAACTCTTTGCTGATGTCGGGCGCTGGCTCGGCGAGGGCGTGGCCAGTCTGGTGGCCGTCCTGGATCCCGAGCTGATCGTCATCGGCGGTGGTGTCAGCGAGGCCGGGGACCTGCTGCTCGAGCCCACCCGGGCCGCCTTCGGTCGGCAGCTGACCGGGCGCGGCCACCGGCGACAGGCCGAGATCGTCCTGGCTCAACTGGGCAACGACGCCGGCATGATCGGCGCTGCAGACCTGGCCGCACGCCGGGCAGGGGTCACCACGGCGCCCGACGCCCAGCCAACCACCGACCGTCCCGCAGCGGACGCGCCGGCCGGCGACTGA